One Microplitis demolitor isolate Queensland-Clemson2020A chromosome 2, iyMicDemo2.1a, whole genome shotgun sequence DNA segment encodes these proteins:
- the LOC103576967 gene encoding hypothetical protein Segment Q family — translation MSNKHVCLVPNEWGKEYYTPDVLEVIIKKEVTCEQITKKIEGVGIRVEGVTAHLRYNGPQPWMRKDNDKKSWPSPKEYFGVYMSCNDCREPAENHKGLCSMQGSIISNPGSHRHMYLVPYEWLSLPWADLEYTIRKEIASYYSKFGTIEGVAIVIQNVIAILRYSGQKLWMCKVQDQRDEPHPTEYFAIFVPCLFCFERNKPLYRRN, via the exons ATGTCTAATAAACATGTGTGCCTAGTTCCAAATGAATGGGGGAAGGAATATTATACCCCAGACGTCTTggaagttataataaaaaaagaagtgaCCTGTGaacaaataactaaaaaaattgaaggcgTCGGCATCAGGGTAGAAGGCGTAACAGCGCATCTTCGATATAACGGCCCTCAACCCTGGATGCGTAAAGATAATGATAAGAAGTCCTGGCCAAGTCCCAAGGAATACTTCGGTGTCTACATGTCCTGCAATGATTGCCGTGAACC TGCGGAGAATCACAAGGGACTCTGCAGCATGCAAGGATCTATAATCTCCAATCCTGGGTCTCATAGACACATGTACCTAGTGCCCTATGAATGGTTATCATTACCATGGGCCGATTTGGAATATACAATCCGCAAAGAAATTGCAAGTTATTATAGCAAGTTTGGGACAATTGAAGGCGTTGCTATTGTCATCCAAAATGTAATAGCAATCTTACGATATAGTGGTCAAAAGCTCTGGATGTGCAAAGTTCAAGATCAACGAGATGAACCGCATCCTACAGAATACTTTGCAATTTTTGTACCTTGCTTGTTCTGCTTTGAACG GAACAAGCCCCTGTACAGACGGAATTGA
- the LOC103576971 gene encoding hypothetical protein yields the protein MGSSFFLCVSDSHSRIHLFVSSQNDKPSELSDTGFLKPKKDGTHSGKMLVNGKYHYICIVPQEWSEYHRSDLEKVLLKSTKNHFYLNGEIKGTNPISQYKVRFIIIALYQMGNKNNNNSSPVTEVFRYLLSSLR from the exons ATGGGTTCATCATTCTTTCTTTGTGTGAGTGACTCGCATTCACGCATCCACCTATTCGTCTCGTCTCAGAATGACAAACCTTCCGAGCTTTCGGACACTGGATTTTTGAAACCAAAAAAAGACGGAACCCACTCGGGG aaaaTGTTGGTTAATGGTAAATATCACTATATTTGCATCGTCCCCCAAGAGTGGAGCGAATATCACCGTTCAGATTTAGAAAAAGTACTTCtcaaaagtacaaaaaatcatttttacttaaatggTGAAATAAAGGgcaca AACCCTATTTCTCAATACAAGGttcgttttattattatcgctCTTTATCAAATGggcaataaaaacaataacaacagcTCCCCAGTGACCGAGGTATTCCGTTATTTGCTTTCAAGTCTTCGATAA
- the LOC103576969 gene encoding hypothetical protein yields MSKKFTVVKFSDISTYGRNPYKCVPSWWIVKRHINYVTVPYPPRTEIVLAFKNIINCEPPLHGWNEYCGTVEYVTDSYAEGLMFIKDQDPHCIPEELIFVSQLTGNILSPTKKSNALITFLSKIWLRFYRTFKK; encoded by the exons ATGTCCAAAAAGTTTACGGTAGTTAAATTCTCTGACATATCGACATATGGAAGAAATCCGTATAAATGTGTTCCGAGTTGGTGGATTGTTAAACGACATATAAATTATGTGACAGTGCCGTATCCACCCAGGACTGAGATAGTCCTTgcctttaaaaatataattaattgtgaaCCGCCTTTACATGGCTGGAATGAATATTGTGGGACTGTTGAATACGTAACAG ATTCTTACGCTGAAGGACTGATGTTCATAAAGGATCAAGACCCACACTGTATTCCCGAAGAATTGATATTCGTAAGTCAGCTGACTGGAAATATATTATCACCGACGAAGAAATCTAATGCATTAATAACGTTCCTATCAAAAATTTGGCTGAGATTTTAcagaacttttaaaaaataa
- the LOC103576968 gene encoding uncharacterized LOC103576968, producing the protein MSSKHLFIVPNEWGRGDYTPDILEFILKTEISREQIIMRVEGIKVDIEGVTGCLRYYNQHPWMRKKQDNNSRPSFKEYFKVNISYNDNSETVDSHTLVRNLQGSTFFYATSHRYLYLVPREWLALPWVALEISLHEEISNYYSKHGKLEGAVIRIQNVTACLQSYDQHFWMRKYQDQRDKPHPTEYTAIHLPCIDCSPP; encoded by the exons ATGTCTTCTAAACATCTATTCATTGTTCCAAATGAATGGGGTAGAGGAGATTATACGCCAGATATCTTGGAATTCATACTCAAAACTGAGATATCACGTGAGCAAATAATCATGAGAGTCGAGGGCATTAAAGTAGACATAGAAGGTGTTACGGGATGTCTTCGATATTACAACCAACATCCCTGGATGCGTAAGAAACAGGATAACAATTCAAGGCCAAGTTTCAAAGAATATTTCAAAGTGAACATTTCCTATAACGATAACAGCGAGAC gGTGGACAGTCACACACTAGTGCGTAATCTGCAAGGATCAACGTTTTTTTATGCTACTTCTCATAGATACCTGTACCTGGTTCCCCGCGAATGGCTAGCCCTTCCATGGGTTGCCTTAGAAATTTCACTTCACGAAGAGATTTCAAACTATTATAGCAAACATGGAAAGCTTGAAGGCGCTGTGATTCGGATTCAAAACGTAACAGCATGTCTCCAGTCTTACGACCAACATTTCTGGATGCGTAAATATCAGGATCAAAGAGATAAGCCTCACCCCACAGAATATACTGCAATTCATCTACCTTGCATTGATTGCAGCCCCCCGTAA
- the LOC103576970 gene encoding hypothetical protein yields MVGPKKFTVVKFTGVLQPGKNPYKCVPTSWTKIENANGAVVPYPAEDQLSLWFDRIYYCKLPAAEWNTWPVSIEYEADSYEAGMLFIKRQNATQLDEEDLMIWKQASLECLENLGRYHPITLVYSLWSRVANIFTQ; encoded by the exons ATGGTTGGTCCGAAAAAGTTCACTGTTGTCAAGTTTACTGGGGTACTGCAACCTGGAAAAAATCCTTACAAATGCGTACCAACCTCGTGGACCAAAATCGAGAATGCAAATGGCGCGGTAGTGCCCTACCCAGCGGAAGATCAGCTGTCACTGTGGTTCGATCGCATTTATTATTGCAAGTTGCCAGCAGCAGAATGGAATACATGGCCGGTCTCGATTGAATATGAAGCAG ATTCATACGAAGCGGGGATGCTTTTTATAAAACGGCAAAATGCTACGCAGCTGGATGAAGAAGATCTGATGATATGGAAGCAAGCAAGCCTTGAGTGTTTGGAAAATTTAGGTCGTTATCATCCGATCACTTTAGTCTATAGTCTGTGGTCTAGAGTGGCAAACATTTTTacccaataa